A portion of the Gemmatimonadota bacterium genome contains these proteins:
- a CDS encoding Ig-like domain-containing protein → MLRASIRLLCAATLVAACSGGGDSSSPPVTPPPSTPTVATVEVTPTTATLVPPATVQLTAVTKDAQGTVLTGRTISWSSSASTVATVSTSGLVTSVASGSATITATSDGKQGTAVITVVSHPDGPVVARGDIGALGGTLGSGDVAITIAAGVLSNPSTIELVRDTLRTDPVPEQSATGRYLIDGLPADRVVPMRVRIKTNKTVQGTTAIAIHRPVVEYADSTTVAMGMNLVAAAESSGYLVATVSLKGRPSTWGGSGLPMSRVSFGRLATTASASVDPRDLKGAAELSGLMQLTHAASANGHFDVWGIGPDPDMPRKVTKTAALAEQAYDKVVSMGYSVAHRQMWPIEVYLVRATWNGCFYSVLPFPVDPENGYIAYNSNNVDLGWFPGTVIHEFFHFTQGGFLLGKDWPAVAPARWLGEATSTWIAGYHPAVALPFTNPTAISWRDSMWVGLNPDMIANSGYGKAPIIKYITKRWGDDKVKEMYSSVRAGVNPITALLTAVPEAHDTWWPDFISQQVSAALYPWPNENQLVSRKNYTLTLQAGRSVYDSDPLFTLGVETDFLKRDTASFAANYQVPIFLDTASSPNGTLVAIYKTAAMTTYRHLATGDTVKIPGHLLQRPDQVAVLVTRTDPLPPYNNTRTLGYRVDLSPPEGDWRFKTITGLNNGFRFTCDREGASVEMDPVANATQVWDMLASSGTWKKSVIPAGALGAYTWQVRPEVADTLRMLNMTLQSTMTVLRADTIRLQGRMTLDWSGASSMVGISGRTSGAGLGDSRWWYLLAPLCGLPLVIKRRRRALGVFVATAMVAMLASCGVGQIAMKIDESFDYTFTRLKYTADPAKPNDPLMLLVNGKGETKLNAYRSEYWTYTTGTGGVKDSVRTLCTGTGTSTYTVSGAAYTDGVTPPSSSSSNAIDRLSLAFGRDLRPMAPAIQSRLR, encoded by the coding sequence ATGCTTCGTGCGTCCATTCGACTCCTCTGCGCCGCGACCTTGGTCGCGGCCTGCAGCGGGGGTGGTGATTCGTCGTCGCCCCCGGTGACTCCCCCGCCGTCGACGCCCACGGTGGCGACGGTCGAGGTGACCCCAACCACGGCGACGCTCGTCCCGCCGGCCACGGTGCAGCTGACGGCCGTGACGAAGGACGCGCAAGGGACGGTGCTCACCGGGCGCACGATCAGCTGGAGCAGCTCGGCCAGCACGGTCGCGACCGTGTCCACCAGCGGGCTGGTCACCAGCGTGGCCTCGGGTTCGGCGACGATCACGGCGACCAGTGACGGCAAGCAGGGGACGGCGGTGATCACCGTGGTCTCGCATCCCGACGGCCCGGTGGTGGCGCGGGGTGACATCGGCGCGTTAGGCGGGACGCTCGGTTCCGGCGACGTGGCGATCACCATTGCGGCTGGCGTCCTGTCGAATCCGAGCACGATCGAGTTGGTGCGCGATACGCTGCGCACCGACCCGGTTCCCGAACAGAGCGCGACGGGGCGCTACCTCATCGACGGGCTCCCGGCCGATCGGGTCGTCCCGATGCGCGTCCGCATCAAGACCAACAAGACGGTGCAGGGGACGACTGCCATCGCCATCCATCGCCCCGTCGTGGAGTATGCCGACAGCACGACGGTGGCGATGGGGATGAACCTCGTCGCCGCCGCCGAATCGTCCGGCTACCTCGTGGCCACCGTGTCCCTCAAGGGCCGGCCGTCCACGTGGGGTGGATCGGGGCTTCCCATGAGCCGCGTCTCCTTCGGGCGATTGGCGACGACGGCGAGTGCAAGTGTCGACCCGCGCGACCTGAAAGGGGCGGCGGAGCTGAGCGGGTTGATGCAGCTGACGCATGCCGCGTCGGCCAACGGACACTTCGACGTGTGGGGAATCGGCCCTGACCCCGACATGCCGCGCAAGGTGACGAAGACGGCCGCCCTGGCCGAGCAGGCGTACGACAAGGTCGTGTCGATGGGCTACAGCGTCGCACACCGGCAGATGTGGCCGATCGAAGTCTATCTCGTGCGTGCGACCTGGAACGGCTGCTTCTACTCCGTCCTCCCGTTTCCGGTCGATCCCGAGAATGGCTACATCGCCTACAACTCCAACAACGTCGACCTGGGGTGGTTTCCCGGGACGGTGATCCACGAGTTCTTCCACTTCACGCAGGGAGGATTCCTGCTGGGAAAGGACTGGCCAGCCGTCGCTCCCGCTCGCTGGTTAGGCGAGGCGACGTCGACCTGGATTGCCGGCTATCACCCCGCGGTGGCGCTCCCATTCACCAACCCGACGGCCATCAGCTGGCGTGACAGCATGTGGGTGGGGCTCAACCCGGACATGATCGCCAACTCGGGCTACGGCAAGGCCCCAATCATCAAGTACATCACCAAGCGCTGGGGCGACGACAAGGTGAAGGAGATGTACAGCTCGGTGCGGGCCGGGGTGAACCCGATCACCGCACTCCTCACGGCCGTCCCCGAGGCGCACGACACCTGGTGGCCGGACTTCATCAGCCAGCAGGTGTCGGCTGCGCTCTATCCGTGGCCCAACGAGAACCAGCTGGTCTCGCGCAAGAACTACACCCTGACGCTGCAGGCGGGGCGAAGCGTGTACGACAGCGACCCGCTCTTCACCCTTGGAGTGGAGACGGACTTCCTCAAGCGCGATACGGCGTCGTTCGCTGCCAACTACCAGGTGCCGATCTTTCTCGACACGGCGTCGTCGCCGAACGGGACGCTCGTCGCGATCTACAAGACGGCGGCGATGACCACGTACCGGCACCTGGCCACCGGTGACACCGTGAAGATCCCGGGCCACTTGCTCCAGCGCCCCGACCAGGTGGCGGTGCTGGTCACGCGGACCGATCCGCTCCCACCCTACAACAACACGCGGACGCTCGGCTACCGGGTCGACCTGAGCCCCCCCGAGGGCGACTGGCGCTTCAAGACGATCACGGGACTCAACAACGGATTCCGCTTCACGTGCGACCGCGAGGGGGCATCGGTCGAGATGGATCCGGTCGCCAACGCGACGCAGGTGTGGGACATGCTCGCCAGCTCGGGGACATGGAAGAAGAGCGTGATCCCGGCTGGGGCGTTAGGCGCCTACACCTGGCAGGTGCGCCCGGAAGTCGCCGATACGCTTCGGATGCTGAACATGACGCTCCAGTCGACGATGACGGTCCTGCGTGCCGACACGATTCGCCTGCAGGGGCGCATGACGCTCGATTGGAGCGGTGCCAGCTCGATGGTCGGCATCAGCGGGCGCACGAGCGGCGCGGGGCTCGGTGACTCGCGCTGGTGGTACCTGCTCGCTCCCCTCTGTGGACTTCCGCTCGTGATCAAGCGCCGGCGCCGCGCCCTGGGCGTCTTTGTCGCCACGGCGATGGTCGCGATGTTGGCGAGCTGCGGCGTGGGGCAGATCGCGATGAAGATCGACGAGTCGTTCGACTACACCTTCACGCGGCTCAAGTACACCGCCGACCCGGCCAAGCCGAATGATCCGCTGATGCTCCTGGTGAACGGCAAGGGCGAGACCAAGCTCAACGCATATCGCAGTGAATACTGGACCTACACCACAGGAACCGGAGGGGTGAAGGACTCGGTGCGCACCCTCTGCACCGGGACCGGGACGTCGACCTACACGGTGAGTGGCGCCGCGTACACGGACGGTGTGACGCCGCCGTCGAGCAGCAGCAGCAACGCGATCGACCGGCTGAGCCTCGCCTTCGGGCGCGACCTGCGGCCGATGGCGCCGGCCATCCAGTCGCGCCTGCGCTGA
- a CDS encoding MerR family transcriptional regulator — MTSPHHAPPTVDRNPEPSWKVGELARRTGLTVRALHHYDEIGLLTPSGRTPSGHRLYTRRDVERLQQVQSLRLMGLSLDEVRRMLDGASLSPRRVIDLHLARLQEQIAAQHRLVERLTALATHLDQAEGVSMDDLCRMIEAMTTMEKFFTPEQLDTLRQRREGIGEDRIQQVQDEWAELIPAVRAKIAAGVPAESPEVLALAKRWMALAHEFTGGDPAIGTAVMTMYAQEGDTLRQQMGDRVPTAEMFAYIGKANRAMKTVAGE, encoded by the coding sequence ATGACGTCCCCCCATCACGCCCCGCCGACGGTCGATCGGAATCCCGAGCCGTCGTGGAAGGTCGGCGAGCTCGCCCGCAGGACCGGTCTGACGGTGCGCGCCCTCCACCACTACGACGAGATCGGGCTCCTGACGCCGTCGGGACGCACGCCCTCCGGACACCGGCTGTACACACGGCGCGACGTGGAGCGATTGCAGCAGGTGCAATCGCTTCGGCTGATGGGACTCTCGCTGGACGAGGTCAGGCGCATGCTCGACGGGGCATCGCTCTCGCCTCGGCGCGTGATCGACCTGCACCTCGCACGACTGCAGGAACAGATCGCCGCGCAGCATCGACTCGTCGAGCGCCTCACGGCGCTCGCCACACACCTGGACCAGGCGGAGGGCGTCTCGATGGACGACCTCTGCCGCATGATCGAGGCAATGACCACCATGGAGAAGTTCTTCACCCCCGAGCAGCTCGACACGCTGCGCCAGCGGCGCGAGGGGATCGGCGAGGATCGCATTCAGCAGGTGCAAGACGAATGGGCGGAGTTGATCCCCGCCGTGCGCGCCAAGATCGCCGCCGGCGTCCCCGCCGAGTCGCCGGAGGTCCTCGCGCTGGCCAAGCGCTGGATGGCGCTCGCGCACGAATTCACGGGGGGTGATCCGGCGATCGGAACGGCCGTCATGACGATGTACGCGCAGGAGGGCGACACGCTCCGGCAGCAGATGGGCGACCGTGTCCCGACGGCGGAGATGTTCGCCTACATCGGGAAGGCCAACCGCGCGATGAAGACGGTCGCTGGCGAATGA
- a CDS encoding DPP IV N-terminal domain-containing protein: MPHTTLRALALLQLTLATALFAQTPAAPAASPAALTVPRIFSSEFSARGVGQLRWIEGGTAFLTVEPAPGGRGREIVRHETATDARTVLVTAAQLTPPGANAPLAFQSFAWSNDNTKLLLFTNTTKVWRLNTRGDYWVLDRTSNTLKQIGGDAKPSTLMFATFSPDGQRVAYVREHDLYAEELATGAVTRLTHDGSRTSINGTSDWVYEEELGIRQAFQWSPDSKRLLFWHFDASAVRDFLLINNTDSLYPSTTPIPYPKAGTTNSRVTLGVVAPTGGAVTWLDVVGDTATSYIGQVEWLDATSILVQHLNRKQNRNDFWVGDAVTGRGTVLYTDADSAWVEVQELRWIATAPGVKRGKGAKGAKGAAGATAAGAALVESERDGWRHVYAVHRATGATTLLTPGDYDATITGVDERGGILYVMASPGAAAQLYLYRVPLTGGAATRVTPADQPGTHRYDIAPDGRWALHTVSRFDQPPRTEIIRLPGHEVVRVLEDNAALRTKLAALGAPATEFFTVTTAQGLPVDGYVMRPSQFDATKQYPVLVHIYGEPAGMTAADRWGGSAALFHRMIADQGYLVMSFDTRGTPAPKGRAWRKGIYGAVGATTAAEQAAALRAYAATHAFVDTSRVAIWGWSGGGTNTLNAMFREPDVFKVGMSVAPVPDQRLYDTIYQERYMGLPQDNVAGYQLGSAINHAEGLKGRLLVVHGTGDDNVHYQGTERLINRMVTLGKRFDVMVYPNRTHSISEGDGTTVHIHTLLQRYLRENLPAGGREAPPKM; the protein is encoded by the coding sequence ATGCCTCACACCACACTTCGCGCCCTCGCCCTGCTCCAGCTCACGCTGGCCACGGCGCTGTTCGCCCAGACACCCGCGGCACCCGCAGCGTCGCCAGCTGCGCTCACCGTGCCACGCATCTTCTCCAGCGAGTTCAGCGCGCGCGGGGTGGGGCAGCTGCGCTGGATCGAGGGGGGGACGGCCTTCCTGACGGTGGAGCCGGCGCCGGGGGGGCGCGGGCGTGAAATCGTGCGCCACGAGACGGCGACCGATGCACGCACGGTCCTGGTGACCGCGGCGCAGCTCACACCGCCAGGCGCAAACGCGCCGCTCGCCTTCCAGAGCTTCGCCTGGTCCAACGACAATACGAAGCTCCTCCTCTTCACCAACACGACCAAGGTCTGGCGCCTCAACACGCGCGGCGACTACTGGGTGCTCGACCGCACGTCGAACACGCTCAAGCAGATCGGGGGCGATGCCAAGCCATCGACGCTGATGTTCGCGACCTTCTCGCCCGACGGTCAACGCGTGGCCTACGTGCGCGAACACGACCTGTACGCCGAGGAGCTGGCCACGGGGGCGGTCACGCGGCTCACGCACGATGGCTCGCGCACGAGCATCAACGGGACGTCGGACTGGGTCTACGAGGAGGAGCTCGGGATTCGCCAGGCCTTCCAGTGGAGCCCGGACAGCAAGCGCCTGCTCTTCTGGCACTTCGACGCCTCGGCGGTGCGCGACTTCCTGCTCATCAACAACACCGACTCGCTGTATCCGTCCACGACCCCCATCCCCTATCCCAAGGCGGGGACGACGAACTCGCGGGTGACGTTAGGCGTGGTGGCGCCCACGGGCGGGGCGGTGACGTGGCTCGATGTGGTGGGTGACACCGCGACGAGCTACATCGGGCAGGTGGAGTGGCTCGACGCCACGTCGATCCTGGTGCAGCACCTCAACCGCAAGCAGAACCGCAACGACTTCTGGGTGGGAGACGCGGTGACCGGGCGTGGAACGGTGCTCTATACCGATGCGGACAGCGCGTGGGTGGAGGTGCAGGAACTGCGCTGGATCGCGACCGCTCCCGGGGTGAAGCGGGGTAAGGGGGCGAAGGGGGCGAAAGGCGCCGCGGGGGCGACCGCGGCAGGCGCGGCGCTGGTGGAGAGTGAGCGCGACGGCTGGCGACACGTGTACGCCGTACACCGGGCGACGGGGGCGACGACGTTGCTGACCCCGGGCGACTACGACGCCACGATCACCGGGGTCGACGAGCGCGGCGGGATCCTCTACGTGATGGCGTCGCCTGGGGCGGCAGCGCAGCTCTATCTCTATCGCGTGCCGCTCACGGGCGGGGCGGCGACGCGCGTGACCCCCGCCGACCAGCCGGGGACGCATCGCTACGATATTGCACCGGACGGACGGTGGGCGCTGCACACGGTGTCGCGCTTCGACCAGCCGCCACGCACCGAGATCATCCGCCTCCCGGGGCATGAAGTGGTGCGCGTGCTGGAGGACAATGCGGCGCTGCGCACCAAGCTCGCAGCGTTAGGCGCGCCGGCCACCGAATTCTTCACCGTCACGACGGCGCAGGGGCTCCCGGTCGACGGCTACGTGATGCGCCCTTCCCAGTTCGACGCCACCAAGCAGTACCCGGTCCTGGTGCACATCTACGGCGAGCCGGCCGGGATGACCGCTGCCGATCGTTGGGGAGGGAGCGCCGCGCTCTTTCACCGGATGATCGCCGACCAGGGCTACCTGGTCATGTCATTCGACACGCGTGGCACGCCGGCCCCCAAGGGGCGCGCCTGGCGGAAGGGGATTTATGGCGCCGTGGGGGCGACGACGGCGGCCGAGCAGGCGGCGGCGCTGCGCGCGTACGCGGCGACGCACGCCTTCGTCGACACGAGCCGAGTGGCGATCTGGGGGTGGAGCGGCGGGGGGACCAACACGCTCAACGCGATGTTCCGCGAGCCCGACGTCTTCAAGGTCGGAATGTCGGTGGCCCCGGTCCCCGACCAGCGCCTCTACGACACCATCTACCAGGAGCGCTACATGGGGCTCCCGCAGGACAACGTCGCGGGTTACCAGCTCGGCTCCGCCATCAACCACGCGGAGGGGCTCAAGGGGCGCCTGCTGGTGGTGCACGGGACCGGCGACGACAACGTCCACTACCAGGGGACGGAGCGACTCATCAATCGCATGGTGACGCTCGGCAAGCGTTTCGACGTGATGGTCTATCCCAACCGGACGCACTCGATCTCCGAAGGGGATGGGACGACGGTGCACATCCACACCCTGTTGCAGCGCTACCTGCGGGAGAACCTTCCGGCCGGCGGGCGCGAGGCGCCGCCGAAGATGTAA
- a CDS encoding DPP IV N-terminal domain-containing protein, translated as MRFTLRHSPILLAVLSPAVLLAQGSSAASPTASVDYRRAEQMLTWNALRHITGDQVAPSFYRDSTRFWYRVMTPRGAEFVTVNPATGGRATLFDNARLAAALSRAADSAVAAGTLPPGFTFADDGRDEKHIHLRLGKRAFACELATYSCAKTDTLPDRRRYVRSPDEQWEAFASGANLWARRTGAKDSIQLTTDGAPGHAYGVTTRSPSQIRMMMPDVPEVTWSPDSKRLVVARVDERGVQKFHLYSSTTARPTYYEYPYALPGDSVVQMTSHYLIDVAAKSSRRLEAPPQPMMSLYSFGGKQVQWGPGSDRVYFTHVTRGPKKVALMVADVAGGTPRTVTTDSAASYVVGSIDITNGAVNWKPLRSGDVVWFSERDGWAHLYHLGADGTVKHQLTSGDWVVTALVGVDETLGRVYFTARGREAGRHPEYDLLYSVGLDGTGLTLLTPEDADHAITPVPSGKYFLDSYSRVDMPAVSVLRAADGRVVKELERADITALRATGWRSGEVFRAKARDGVTEVTGVIWKPSHFDSTKTYPVIDHIYPGPLISPAPKEFFPNRLPFSYSFMGQVQALAELGFIVVEIDALGNTGRAKALYTRAYGDLGDNGIPDHVAAIQQLGARHRWMDLSRVGIYGHSGGGFSSTDAMLRYPDFYSVAVSTAGNHDNRTYYHGWGERFQGLLVKDSARATDNYAPAANKSHVANLKGKLLLIHGDMDDNVHPAHTIALVDALVKANKRFDMFILPDATHDLTNHPYVIRRTWDYFVEHLLKGKAPADYTIAPPPM; from the coding sequence ATGCGCTTCACTCTCCGGCACTCGCCGATACTCCTCGCCGTGCTCTCGCCCGCGGTGCTCCTCGCGCAGGGGTCCTCCGCGGCGTCGCCCACCGCCAGCGTGGATTACCGGCGCGCCGAGCAGATGCTCACCTGGAACGCACTCCGGCACATCACCGGTGACCAGGTGGCGCCGAGCTTCTACCGCGACAGCACGCGCTTCTGGTATCGCGTGATGACGCCGCGCGGCGCGGAGTTCGTGACCGTGAATCCCGCGACGGGGGGGCGCGCCACGCTCTTCGACAACGCCCGACTGGCCGCCGCCCTCTCGCGCGCCGCCGATTCCGCCGTCGCCGCGGGGACGCTCCCCCCGGGCTTCACCTTTGCCGACGACGGACGCGACGAGAAGCACATCCACCTACGCCTGGGCAAGCGCGCCTTTGCCTGCGAGCTCGCGACCTACAGCTGCGCGAAGACCGATACCCTTCCCGACCGCCGTCGCTACGTGCGCTCCCCCGATGAGCAGTGGGAAGCCTTCGCGTCTGGCGCCAACCTCTGGGCGCGGCGTACCGGCGCCAAGGATTCGATCCAGCTCACCACCGACGGCGCCCCCGGTCATGCGTATGGCGTCACCACGCGTTCGCCGTCGCAGATTCGCATGATGATGCCGGACGTGCCGGAGGTGACCTGGTCGCCCGACTCCAAGCGGCTCGTCGTGGCGCGCGTGGATGAGCGCGGGGTGCAGAAGTTCCACCTGTACTCCTCCACCACCGCCCGCCCGACGTACTACGAGTACCCGTACGCCCTTCCGGGCGACTCGGTGGTCCAGATGACGAGCCACTACCTCATCGACGTCGCCGCCAAGTCGAGCCGGCGGCTGGAGGCGCCGCCGCAACCGATGATGTCGCTGTATTCGTTTGGCGGGAAGCAGGTGCAGTGGGGCCCGGGATCCGATCGCGTCTACTTCACGCACGTCACGCGCGGCCCCAAGAAGGTGGCGCTCATGGTGGCCGATGTCGCGGGCGGTACCCCGCGGACCGTCACCACCGACAGCGCCGCGTCGTACGTGGTGGGGAGCATCGACATCACCAATGGCGCCGTGAACTGGAAGCCGCTGCGGAGCGGCGACGTCGTCTGGTTCTCCGAGCGCGACGGGTGGGCGCACCTGTACCATCTTGGGGCTGACGGGACGGTCAAGCACCAATTGACCTCGGGAGACTGGGTCGTCACCGCCCTCGTGGGCGTCGACGAAACGCTCGGCCGCGTCTACTTCACGGCGCGTGGTCGCGAGGCGGGGCGCCACCCGGAGTACGACCTGCTGTACTCCGTTGGACTCGACGGCACTGGGCTCACCCTGCTCACGCCCGAGGACGCCGACCATGCCATCACCCCCGTCCCCTCGGGGAAGTACTTCCTCGACTCCTACTCGCGCGTCGACATGCCCGCCGTCTCCGTGCTGCGCGCCGCCGACGGGCGCGTGGTGAAGGAACTCGAGCGCGCCGACATCACGGCGCTTCGCGCCACCGGGTGGCGTTCGGGTGAGGTCTTCCGCGCCAAGGCACGCGACGGCGTCACCGAGGTCACGGGGGTCATCTGGAAGCCGTCGCACTTCGACTCCACGAAGACGTACCCCGTCATCGACCACATCTACCCCGGGCCGCTCATCTCGCCGGCCCCCAAGGAGTTCTTCCCCAACCGCCTCCCCTTCTCCTACTCCTTCATGGGGCAGGTGCAAGCGCTCGCCGAGCTCGGCTTCATCGTCGTGGAAATCGACGCGTTAGGCAACACCGGGCGGGCCAAGGCGCTCTACACCCGGGCGTACGGCGACCTGGGCGACAACGGGATCCCCGACCACGTGGCCGCCATCCAGCAGCTCGGCGCCCGCCATCGCTGGATGGATCTCTCGCGCGTGGGGATCTACGGGCATTCGGGGGGCGGCTTCTCGTCGACCGACGCCATGCTGCGCTACCCCGACTTCTACTCGGTGGCCGTCTCGACCGCCGGCAACCACGACAACCGCACGTACTATCACGGTTGGGGAGAGCGCTTCCAGGGGCTCCTGGTGAAGGACAGCGCACGCGCCACCGACAACTACGCCCCGGCGGCCAACAAGTCGCACGTGGCCAACCTCAAGGGGAAGCTCCTCCTCATCCATGGCGACATGGACGACAACGTGCACCCCGCGCACACCATCGCGCTCGTCGATGCGCTCGTGAAGGCCAACAAGCGCTTCGACATGTTCATCCTCCCCGACGCCACGCACGACCTCACCAACCACCCGTACGTCATTCGGCGCACGTGGGACTACTTCGTCGAGCACCTGCTCAAGGGGAAGGCGCCGGCCGACTACACGATTGCACCGCCGCCGATGTAG
- a CDS encoding PepSY-associated TM helix domain-containing protein, whose amino-acid sequence MPEPVDDQRARRASGPRWSWRRLSIVLHRDIGYLAVALTIAYGISGIAVNHIADWNPNYKISKRFTTIAPIALDSAPAMVDLAVARLALTEPPRSSYQPDPQTLQLFYGEQVYHVDLPSGKVMVESTVPRRVLHELNQLHLNEPKRVWTYVADLYALSLILLAVTGLFVLKGKYGITGRGGWLTAAGALLPLGFWLFYLR is encoded by the coding sequence ATGCCGGAGCCCGTGGACGACCAGCGCGCGCGCCGCGCGAGCGGTCCGCGCTGGTCGTGGCGTCGGCTGAGCATCGTCCTGCACCGCGACATCGGGTACCTCGCCGTCGCGCTGACGATTGCGTATGGGATCTCGGGGATCGCGGTCAATCACATTGCCGACTGGAACCCGAACTACAAGATCTCGAAGCGCTTCACGACCATCGCCCCGATCGCGCTCGACTCGGCGCCGGCGATGGTCGACCTCGCGGTGGCGCGACTCGCGCTCACCGAGCCGCCGCGGTCGAGCTACCAGCCCGACCCGCAGACGTTGCAGCTGTTCTACGGCGAGCAGGTGTACCACGTCGACCTCCCGTCGGGGAAGGTGATGGTCGAGTCGACGGTGCCGCGGCGCGTGCTGCACGAGCTCAACCAGTTGCACCTGAACGAGCCGAAGCGCGTCTGGACGTACGTCGCGGATCTCTATGCGCTGTCGCTCATCCTCCTGGCGGTGACCGGGCTCTTCGTGCTCAAGGGGAAGTACGGCATCACGGGGCGCGGGGGGTGGCTCACGGCCGCGGGGGCGCTGCTGCCGCTGGGGTTCTGGCTGTTCTACCTGCGCTAG
- a CDS encoding DUF4920 domain-containing protein, whose product MNIVRTAALTLALVALTASTAIAQSKDYGKALTLKDATPISSILKDPAAWDGKRVLVEGLIIEVCEERGCWIRIASDKAFESLRFKVDDGVMTFPQEAKGKTVLAEGVVKVKSLTREQAVAQAREVAKERGTLASFDPAKVKGPVTDVQLSGEGARVK is encoded by the coding sequence ATGAACATCGTCCGAACCGCTGCCCTGACGCTCGCCCTTGTCGCGCTGACTGCCAGCACCGCGATCGCCCAGTCGAAGGACTATGGCAAGGCGCTGACGCTCAAGGACGCCACCCCCATCTCGTCGATCCTCAAGGACCCCGCGGCCTGGGACGGCAAGCGTGTCCTGGTCGAAGGGCTCATCATCGAAGTCTGTGAGGAGCGCGGCTGCTGGATTCGCATCGCCAGCGACAAGGCCTTCGAGTCGCTGCGCTTCAAGGTGGACGACGGGGTGATGACCTTCCCGCAGGAAGCGAAGGGGAAGACGGTCCTGGCCGAAGGGGTCGTGAAGGTGAAGTCGCTGACGCGCGAACAGGCGGTCGCGCAGGCGCGCGAAGTGGCCAAGGAACGCGGGACGCTCGCGTCGTTCGATCCGGCCAAGGTGAAAGGGCCGGTGACCGACGTGCAGCTCTCGGGAGAGGGCGCGCGGGTCAAGTAA
- the fabF gene encoding beta-ketoacyl-ACP synthase II, which translates to MSDGSRIVVTGIGVVTSIGSTRESFWRALTAGVSGVAPIAAFDASQYQTQIGSEVRDFDPQAYMTRKLAGRMGRNSQMAVAAAMGAVKDAGLDLASMDSARVGCCVGTAAGDFNELEENHAGFLQRGPKAISPFCVPKVIPNMPAGNVAIALGIHGPNFAALSACATGAHSIGMALLLLRAGQADVMLAGGVESTITPFVLNGYSAMGALSKRNDVPAKASRPFDKTRDGFVMGEGAGVLVLETLAHARARGAEPIAEVAGFGMTADAFGLAQPDPEATWTTRAMELALRDAGMSTGDVQYINAHGTSTPANDRSEAKAIGRVFGETPPLVSSIKSMIGHTLGAAGAIEAAATVLTIKHGVIPPTINYEVPDEEIALDVVPNVARAVRVDGALSNSFGFGGQNGVLAFRRV; encoded by the coding sequence ATGTCTGATGGATCGAGAATTGTCGTAACGGGGATTGGCGTGGTGACCTCCATCGGGTCGACGCGCGAATCGTTCTGGCGTGCGCTCACCGCTGGCGTTTCGGGGGTGGCGCCAATCGCCGCCTTCGACGCATCGCAGTACCAGACGCAGATCGGCTCCGAGGTCCGCGACTTCGACCCGCAGGCGTACATGACGCGCAAGCTGGCGGGGCGCATGGGGCGCAACTCGCAGATGGCGGTCGCCGCGGCGATGGGGGCGGTGAAGGACGCGGGGCTCGACCTCGCGAGCATGGACAGCGCGCGCGTGGGCTGCTGCGTGGGGACGGCGGCGGGGGACTTCAACGAGCTGGAAGAGAACCACGCCGGCTTCCTGCAGCGGGGGCCCAAGGCGATCAGCCCGTTCTGCGTGCCGAAAGTCATCCCCAACATGCCGGCGGGGAACGTGGCGATCGCGCTCGGGATCCATGGCCCCAACTTCGCCGCGCTCTCGGCGTGCGCCACGGGGGCGCACTCCATCGGGATGGCGCTCTTGCTCCTGCGCGCCGGCCAGGCCGACGTGATGCTGGCGGGCGGGGTGGAGTCCACCATCACCCCCTTCGTCCTCAACGGCTACTCGGCCATGGGGGCGCTGTCGAAGCGCAACGACGTCCCGGCCAAGGCGAGCCGCCCGTTCGACAAGACGCGCGACGGCTTCGTGATGGGTGAGGGGGCAGGGGTGCTCGTCCTCGAGACGCTGGCGCACGCGCGCGCCCGTGGCGCCGAACCGATCGCCGAGGTGGCGGGGTTCGGGATGACGGCCGATGCGTTCGGGTTGGCGCAGCCCGATCCCGAGGCGACGTGGACCACGCGGGCGATGGAGCTGGCGCTGCGCGACGCGGGGATGAGCACGGGCGACGTGCAGTACATCAACGCGCACGGGACGTCGACGCCGGCCAACGACCGGAGTGAGGCCAAGGCGATCGGCCGGGTGTTTGGCGAGACGCCGCCGCTGGTGAGTTCGATCAAGTCGATGATCGGCCACACGTTAGGCGCGGCGGGGGCGATTGAGGCGGCGGCGACAGTGTTGACCATCAAGCACGGCGTGATCCCGCCCACGATCAACTACGAAGTGCCGGACGAGGAGATTGCGCTCGACGTGGTGCCCAACGTGGCGCGCGCCGTGCGCGTGGATGGGGCGCTGTCGAACTCGTTCGGCTTCGGGGGGCAGAACGGGGTGCTGGCGTTCCGGCGGGTGTAG